GGCAGGTATAGTATGTTTCTCGTTCCCGCTATAAAATCCCGAGACGGGCCCACTTGCGATGAGCCGTCTCGGTCAGTATTGCAATTACAAATCCGCTCGCTTGGAAGAGCCTCCCTCCGAATCGTCGTCGAATGCTTTCACCACATTGGCTCTCGTTTCCTCGTTTTTTACTCCCACCTCGGTGGTGAATGGACTTTCCGCGAGCGTTACGAGCGCTCGTTCGGTCTTCTCGTAGATGCGGTCGATCGATTTCTCTACTTCCTCGTGTGAGACGTCACGGGTAGCAGCGATTTCCTCTGTCGATAGTCCGTCTGCGAGCAGCTCTGCAACAACGCGCTCGCCGTGGCTGAGAATAGAGTTGGGATTGGAGTCGCTCATGGGCAATCCACAGTCGGTCAGTCCTTGAGCCTACCGACGAACACGTCGGCGCTCTGTTGTCGGTCCAAACGATCGTTACTCGATTTCGATCTTCCGGACGAACGAGAGCATTCTGATGTTGTTGATGAGATCACCGGGGAGTGTCGCGTCGGTGATGATCGAGAGCGTTGGTTCGTCTGTGAATTCGGGATCCTCACTAACGGTCTGTCGAATCGAGATGTCCTGCTCGGCGATGAGATTCGTCACGGTTGCGACGATACCGGGGGCGTCGGCGTCGATCACGTACACAGTCAGGACAGTGAGATCGAGCACTGGCGCGAGCGCTTTCAACGAGGGCACAGCAGAGATGTTCTGGAAGATTCGCCGCAGATTCTCGTCTTCGAGGATCGCATCGGTCGTCGCGTCGACCACTCGACGGTCGACATCGATCTCGCGGGCAATCCCCGTGTTCGGGATCTCGATGCCGCCCGACACGACGCGGCCCTCATCGTTCACGGAGAAGCCCCGTTCGAGCAACAGTCGAATGACAGCCTGCTGGCTCGGGCTGTTCTCGAACTTTCCCATAATCTCATCGAACATGCTCAAAGCTCTCCCTTCGTGCTCGGCGTGTCCGTCCGCCGCTCGTCGAGTCGCGTCGCATCATCGAGTGAGCGACCGAGGCATTTGAACAGCGACTCGATCTCGTGATGAGCGTTCTCGCCTTCGACACTCGCGTGCAGCGTCAACCCACCGTTCATCGCGAGCGAGCGAGCAAAATGACTAGCCATCTGACTCGTCATCTCCCCAACCTGAGATTGAGAGAACGATCCCTCGAACTGGAACAACGGACGGCCACTCACATCGAGAACGACGCTTGCGACGGCCTCGTCCAATGGAATGCGCCGGTCGGAGAAGCGAACGATTCCCCGCTTATCACCAAGTGCCTCCTCCAGTGCCTCCCCGAGCGTGATGGCAACATCCTCAATAGTGTGATGATCGTCGACATCGAGATCACCATCACAGCGGACAGTGAGGTCAAACAGTCCGTGTTTGGCAAACGATTCGAGCATGTGATCGAAAAATCCAATGCCGGTGTCGATGGTCGTCTCACCGTCGCCATCGATACCGAGCGTCACCTCGACTTCCGTCTCCGCGGTCGCTCGCGTGACGGCGGCGTTCCGGTCGCTCATATCATCTACTTTTTGTGCTCGTACAAGCCGGTTGCGCTCCACCAGTTTGCGTAATCAAACGACAGCGCGATACAGAACAGACCAGTGCGTCTGCACTCGACTGGACTATACTACAAGAGTGAAAGTTGGATTGAAGAAAGGTGAAAGAGAGTGGGGTATGCTGTTGATGGGCCGGCGCAGATTCGAACTGCGGTTACGGCCACCCGAAGGCCGAAGGATACCAAGCTACCCCACCGGCCCGTACCACAGAATGAGAGCAGCGTAGTGTTAACGGTTCCGGGTTCGATCGATCTTCTGAGTATACTCAGTACGCTGTGTAGCCCGCTGTGTCGAGGTAGTTTTGCACAACAGTGATCGCATGATCTGCGTGCAGGCGTTCGGGTCCAAGTCGGACACGAGTTGTGGCGGT
The nucleotide sequence above comes from Halocatena marina. Encoded proteins:
- a CDS encoding LuxR C-terminal-related transcriptional regulator yields the protein MSDSNPNSILSHGERVVAELLADGLSTEEIAATRDVSHEEVEKSIDRIYEKTERALVTLAESPFTTEVGVKNEETRANVVKAFDDDSEGGSSKRADL
- the hisB gene encoding imidazoleglycerol-phosphate dehydratase HisB; protein product: MSDRNAAVTRATAETEVEVTLGIDGDGETTIDTGIGFFDHMLESFAKHGLFDLTVRCDGDLDVDDHHTIEDVAITLGEALEEALGDKRGIVRFSDRRIPLDEAVASVVLDVSGRPLFQFEGSFSQSQVGEMTSQMASHFARSLAMNGGLTLHASVEGENAHHEIESLFKCLGRSLDDATRLDERRTDTPSTKGEL
- a CDS encoding amino acid-binding protein translates to MFDEIMGKFENSPSQQAVIRLLLERGFSVNDEGRVVSGGIEIPNTGIAREIDVDRRVVDATTDAILEDENLRRIFQNISAVPSLKALAPVLDLTVLTVYVIDADAPGIVATVTNLIAEQDISIRQTVSEDPEFTDEPTLSIITDATLPGDLINNIRMLSFVRKIEIE